A genomic region of Mycolicibacterium poriferae contains the following coding sequences:
- a CDS encoding STAS domain-containing protein translates to MPHVPTHDTNTANAATDLQVSRTAQFQTTWPQDGTAVVAAYGELDAANGADFVAYAIAQAERAQHLVIDLSGLTFFATAGFTALHNLNVQTVGQEVRWALASAPSVQRVLRICDPDATLPVFADVDDALRAVHQDPPPLLHLVTESR, encoded by the coding sequence ATGCCTCACGTGCCCACCCATGACACAAACACTGCGAACGCGGCCACTGACCTGCAGGTCAGCCGTACCGCACAGTTCCAGACCACTTGGCCCCAGGACGGGACCGCGGTCGTCGCCGCTTACGGCGAACTCGACGCCGCCAACGGCGCGGACTTCGTCGCCTACGCGATCGCCCAGGCCGAGCGCGCCCAGCACCTGGTCATCGACCTGTCGGGCCTGACGTTCTTCGCCACCGCAGGCTTCACCGCACTGCACAACCTCAACGTGCAGACCGTCGGGCAGGAAGTCCGCTGGGCGCTGGCGTCAGCGCCGTCGGTGCAGCGTGTGCTGCGCATCTGCGATCCGGACGCGACGCTGCCCGTCTTCGCCGACGTCGACGACGCGCTTCGTGCCGTCCACCAGGATCCGCCTCCGCTACTCCATCTGGTCACGGAGTCGCGCTAG
- a CDS encoding nucleotidyltransferase family protein yields MEPQQFTATGVLLAAGAGTRYGKPKVLAGGGSWLRAGVTALHEGGCGDVVVVLGAAVVEVPRPARGIVAGDWADGLSASVRAGLAAIPETAQYAVLTTVDTPDIGAAVVRRVLAAAQTTGLARAVYGDRPGHPVVFAREHWPALLDDLRGDQGAGPFLRARDDVVLVECADLATGRDIDLS; encoded by the coding sequence ATTGAGCCACAACAATTTACGGCTACAGGCGTATTGCTGGCGGCGGGGGCCGGAACCCGTTACGGAAAGCCGAAGGTGCTGGCCGGGGGCGGATCGTGGCTGCGTGCGGGCGTCACCGCGTTGCACGAGGGCGGCTGCGGGGACGTCGTCGTGGTGCTGGGTGCCGCGGTGGTCGAGGTTCCCCGGCCGGCTCGCGGCATCGTCGCTGGTGACTGGGCCGACGGGCTGAGCGCTTCGGTGCGCGCCGGTTTGGCCGCGATTCCCGAGACTGCGCAGTATGCAGTGCTGACGACGGTGGATACGCCGGACATCGGCGCGGCGGTGGTCCGCCGAGTGCTGGCTGCGGCGCAAACCACGGGTCTGGCCCGCGCGGTGTACGGGGATCGCCCCGGCCATCCGGTGGTTTTCGCCCGCGAGCACTGGCCCGCACTGCTGGACGACCTGCGCGGGGACCAGGGCGCAGGACCGTTCCTGCGGGCCCGCGACGACGTCGTGCTCGTCGAGTGTGCCGACCTCGCCACCGGTCGCGACATCGACCTCAGCTGA
- a CDS encoding acetyl-CoA carboxylase biotin carboxylase subunit, producing MASHASSKISKVLIANRGEIAVRVIRAARDAGLQSVAVYAEPDADAPHVRLADEAFALGGQTSAESYLVFEKLLDAAAKSGANAVHPGYGFLSENADFAQAVLDAGLIWIGPSPQSIRDLGDKVTARHIAARAEAPLVPGTPDPVKDANEVVEFAKEYGVPVAIKAAFGGGGRGMKVARTIEEIPELFDSATREAVAAFGRGECFVERYLDKPRHVEAQVIADMHGNVVVAGTRDCSLQRRFQKLVEEAPAPFLTDAQRKEIHESAKRICKEAGYYGAGTVEYLVGQDGLISFLEVNTRLQVEHPVTEETSGIDLVLQQFKIANGEPLSITEDPTPRGHSIEFRINGEDAGRGFLPAPGPVTRYDIPTGPGVRLDSGVEAGSVIGGQFDSMLSKLIVSGATREEALARSRRALDEFVVEGLATVIPFHRAVVSDPAFIGDGTKFDVHTRWIETEWDNTVEPFTGGDPIEEEDTLPRQTVVVEVGGRRLEVSLPGDLALGGGGAPASGVVRKKPKARKRGGAGGAAASGDSVTAPMQGTVVKVAVEEGQTVAAGELVVVLEAMKMENPVTAHKDGVITGLNAEPGSAITQGTVICEIKSD from the coding sequence GTGGCCAGTCACGCCAGCTCGAAGATCTCCAAGGTGCTCATCGCCAACCGCGGAGAGATCGCGGTCCGAGTCATCCGCGCAGCACGGGATGCCGGGCTGCAGAGCGTGGCGGTCTACGCCGAACCCGACGCCGACGCACCCCACGTCCGGCTCGCCGACGAGGCGTTCGCGCTGGGCGGGCAGACCTCCGCGGAGTCCTATCTGGTCTTCGAGAAGCTGCTCGACGCCGCCGCCAAGTCCGGCGCCAACGCCGTGCACCCCGGCTACGGCTTCCTGAGCGAGAACGCCGACTTCGCCCAGGCCGTGCTCGACGCCGGGCTGATCTGGATCGGGCCCAGCCCGCAGTCCATCCGCGACCTCGGCGACAAGGTCACCGCCCGTCACATCGCCGCCCGCGCCGAGGCCCCGCTGGTGCCCGGCACCCCCGACCCGGTCAAGGACGCCAACGAGGTCGTCGAGTTCGCCAAGGAGTACGGCGTACCCGTCGCGATCAAGGCCGCGTTCGGCGGCGGCGGGCGCGGCATGAAGGTGGCCCGCACCATCGAGGAGATCCCCGAGCTGTTCGACTCGGCCACCCGCGAGGCCGTCGCCGCGTTCGGCCGCGGCGAGTGCTTCGTCGAGCGCTATCTGGACAAGCCGCGCCACGTCGAAGCCCAGGTCATCGCCGACATGCACGGCAACGTCGTCGTCGCGGGCACCCGCGACTGCTCGCTGCAGCGCCGCTTCCAGAAGCTGGTCGAGGAGGCCCCGGCGCCGTTCCTGACCGACGCGCAGCGCAAGGAGATCCACGAGTCCGCCAAGCGGATCTGCAAGGAGGCCGGCTACTACGGCGCCGGCACCGTCGAGTACCTGGTCGGCCAGGACGGCCTGATCAGCTTCCTCGAGGTCAACACCCGTCTGCAGGTCGAGCACCCCGTCACCGAGGAGACCTCCGGCATCGACCTGGTGCTGCAGCAGTTCAAGATCGCCAACGGCGAGCCGCTGTCCATCACCGAGGACCCGACCCCGCGCGGGCACTCCATCGAATTCCGCATCAACGGCGAGGACGCCGGCCGCGGCTTCCTGCCCGCCCCCGGACCCGTCACCCGCTACGACATCCCGACCGGCCCCGGCGTGCGGCTGGACTCCGGTGTGGAGGCCGGCTCGGTGATCGGCGGCCAGTTCGACTCGATGCTGTCCAAGCTGATCGTCTCCGGCGCCACCCGCGAGGAGGCGCTGGCCCGCTCGCGGCGCGCGCTGGACGAGTTCGTCGTCGAGGGCCTGGCCACCGTCATCCCGTTCCACCGCGCAGTGGTCTCCGACCCCGCGTTCATCGGCGACGGCACCAAGTTCGACGTGCACACCCGCTGGATCGAAACCGAGTGGGACAACACCGTCGAGCCGTTCACCGGTGGTGACCCGATCGAAGAGGAAGACACCCTGCCGCGCCAGACCGTCGTCGTCGAGGTCGGTGGACGTCGCCTCGAGGTGTCGCTGCCCGGCGACCTGGCGCTCGGCGGGGGCGGCGCCCCGGCCTCCGGAGTCGTCCGCAAGAAGCCCAAGGCGCGCAAGCGCGGCGGAGCCGGCGGGGCCGCGGCATCCGGTGACTCGGTGACCGCGCCCATGCAGGGCACCGTCGTCAAGGTCGCTGTCGAGGAGGGCCAGACCGTGGCCGCCGGCGAGCTGGTGGTGGTGCTCGAGGCCATGAAGATGGAGAACCCGGTCACCGCCCACAAGGACGGCGTCATCACCGGCCTGAACGCCGAGCCGGGCTCCGCCATCACCCAGGGCACCGTGATCTGCGAGATCAAGAGCGACTAG
- a CDS encoding GGDEF domain-containing protein, translating to MRSILRWWRSPDQYDWLSSYMHARGFTRPAQILMAVIAASGALVPANALWSPAPANFALLTPAAVVAGVAGLGYTVLWLTRWPTRTQSIGFASFICLSIGLGSWAAADPQIGLMACAALAVSGGYFAFFHSARLVTANLVVALVVATTHVWAMATHGELVLALTMVFLVIELNAGVPLAIQIMVHALGIDLIKSDRDPLTGLLNRRSFQRAVVAMVLDGQRAGDYLAFAMIDLDRFKALNDTLGHNAGDDALVEVGRALGARLPSSAIVGRVGGEEFLVADIITSPVAETLGEQARAAVTATHYGLTASVGTAAVDVTSLNTATIVDSLHWLTMQSDVAMYTAKRAGGNRVHHHGPLQTRRAASDAEHEDGRNVTGG from the coding sequence ATGCGGTCGATTCTGCGTTGGTGGCGGAGCCCGGATCAATACGACTGGTTGTCGAGCTACATGCATGCCCGCGGTTTCACCCGGCCGGCCCAGATTCTGATGGCGGTGATCGCCGCTTCCGGCGCGCTCGTTCCCGCCAACGCGTTGTGGAGCCCGGCTCCGGCGAACTTCGCACTACTCACTCCCGCGGCGGTGGTCGCGGGCGTGGCCGGCCTCGGCTACACCGTGCTGTGGCTGACGCGGTGGCCCACCCGCACGCAATCCATCGGGTTCGCGTCGTTCATCTGCCTGAGCATCGGCCTCGGCAGCTGGGCTGCCGCCGACCCGCAGATCGGCTTGATGGCGTGCGCCGCGCTGGCCGTGTCCGGCGGCTACTTCGCCTTCTTCCACTCGGCTCGGCTGGTCACCGCCAACCTCGTCGTCGCGCTCGTCGTCGCCACCACACACGTCTGGGCGATGGCCACCCACGGCGAGCTGGTGCTGGCGTTGACCATGGTCTTCCTGGTCATCGAGCTCAACGCCGGCGTCCCGCTGGCCATCCAGATCATGGTGCACGCGTTGGGGATCGACCTCATCAAATCCGACCGTGACCCGCTCACCGGCCTACTGAACCGGCGATCGTTCCAGCGTGCCGTCGTGGCAATGGTTCTCGACGGCCAACGGGCCGGCGATTATCTGGCCTTCGCGATGATCGACCTGGACCGGTTCAAAGCGCTCAACGACACCCTCGGCCACAACGCCGGCGACGACGCCCTCGTCGAGGTCGGCCGCGCCCTGGGCGCGAGGTTGCCGTCGTCAGCGATCGTGGGGCGGGTCGGCGGTGAGGAGTTCTTGGTCGCCGACATCATCACCTCGCCGGTCGCGGAGACCCTCGGCGAACAGGCCCGCGCGGCCGTCACCGCGACCCACTACGGACTGACCGCCAGCGTCGGTACCGCCGCTGTGGACGTCACCTCGCTGAACACCGCCACCATCGTCGATTCGCTGCACTGGCTCACCATGCAGTCCGACGTCGCGATGTACACCGCCAAACGCGCCGGCGGTAACCGGGTGCACCACCACGGTCCGCTGCAAACCCGCCGGGCAGCCTCCGACGCCGAACACGAAGACGGCCGCAACGTTACCGGCGGGTAA
- a CDS encoding sensor domain-containing phosphodiesterase yields the protein MSSVLDDAAAGQGVEPHFQRVVSLPDETVVGYEALARWPGLRDVGPLDVFARARVNGTLDALDHHCVGSAAQAAMRGGATSGMLLLINVEPTTAALDPGAAAKVTAAAEECHLVFELTERELLTNPSALLRKVAALRAAGYSIALDDIGVHSDSLALLDLVAPDILKLDMQLVQNQPNRLQARTIAAVIAHHERTGATILAEGIETDEHLEQALAYGATLGQGYRFGHPGDLLVPPQGSYRPAHTAQSPLPARASAFDLAAGGLTTRAVRKPTVLQLSRHIEHLAAVADSPPIVLAAVQEAKYFTGLTVDVYLGLAERSPLVAVLGGGASRAPCPGVKWVSLDAGDPLLAEWGVVVLGPDMAAGLLARERPGAGLSPDGEKRFDMVMTFDRARVTTAARCMLDRFPDRSEPN from the coding sequence ATGTCGAGCGTGCTTGACGACGCCGCTGCGGGCCAGGGAGTCGAACCACACTTCCAGCGCGTGGTGTCGCTTCCCGACGAGACCGTGGTCGGCTATGAGGCATTGGCGCGGTGGCCGGGGTTGCGGGATGTCGGTCCGCTCGACGTGTTCGCCCGGGCGAGGGTCAACGGAACGCTCGACGCGCTGGACCATCACTGCGTCGGCTCTGCGGCACAGGCCGCGATGCGGGGCGGTGCAACCTCGGGCATGTTGCTGTTGATCAACGTCGAGCCGACCACTGCCGCTCTGGACCCGGGCGCTGCGGCGAAGGTGACCGCGGCCGCCGAGGAGTGCCATCTGGTCTTCGAGTTGACCGAACGTGAGTTGCTGACGAATCCGAGCGCGCTGCTTCGCAAGGTTGCCGCGCTGCGTGCCGCCGGATACTCGATCGCGCTCGACGACATCGGGGTGCACAGCGATTCGTTGGCGCTGCTGGATCTGGTCGCCCCTGACATCCTCAAGCTGGACATGCAGTTGGTGCAGAATCAGCCCAACAGGTTGCAGGCCCGCACGATCGCCGCGGTGATCGCCCACCACGAACGCACCGGCGCGACGATTTTGGCCGAAGGCATCGAGACCGACGAGCATCTGGAGCAGGCCCTGGCCTACGGCGCGACGCTGGGGCAGGGTTACCGGTTCGGCCATCCCGGTGACCTGCTCGTTCCGCCCCAGGGCAGCTACCGCCCGGCCCACACGGCTCAGTCTCCGCTTCCGGCACGGGCGTCGGCATTCGACCTGGCCGCGGGGGGCCTGACGACCCGCGCGGTGCGCAAGCCGACTGTGTTGCAGCTGTCGCGTCACATCGAGCATCTGGCGGCGGTGGCCGACAGCCCACCGATCGTGCTGGCCGCCGTGCAGGAGGCCAAATACTTCACCGGCCTCACCGTGGACGTCTATCTCGGGCTGGCGGAGCGCTCGCCGCTGGTCGCAGTGCTCGGCGGGGGCGCGTCGAGAGCCCCGTGCCCCGGGGTCAAATGGGTGAGTTTGGACGCCGGGGACCCATTGCTCGCTGAGTGGGGGGTGGTGGTGCTCGGTCCGGACATGGCGGCCGGCCTGCTGGCCCGCGAACGGCCGGGCGCGGGCCTCTCGCCGGACGGGGAGAAGAGATTCGACATGGTGATGACGTTCGACCGCGCGCGGGTGACGACGGCGGCGCGGTGCATGCTGGACCGCTTCCCCGACCGGTCGGAGCCGAACTGA
- a CDS encoding CBS domain-containing protein, with amino-acid sequence MWSAVNFMTRPVVTVRHGTPLSEAGAILANCGYAALPVVDDGGLLLGVITAGDVLRANHRGLATAGEAMACPALAAEMFADVHVVGQLLLGQGIRSLPVVDDEGRVIGIISRGDLLRLDLTSDDAIAVGVQKLLDDYTGKRRWVAQVRGGDVTLAGRFDDDPERRIAIALARTVPGAKTVRIGRGGRAEPVEVPQAADGSP; translated from the coding sequence ATGTGGTCCGCTGTGAACTTCATGACCAGACCGGTGGTCACCGTCCGGCATGGCACGCCGTTGTCCGAGGCGGGCGCGATTCTCGCCAACTGTGGTTACGCCGCGCTACCGGTAGTCGACGACGGCGGACTGCTGCTGGGTGTGATCACCGCCGGAGACGTGTTGCGCGCCAACCATCGTGGTCTCGCGACAGCCGGTGAGGCGATGGCCTGCCCCGCACTCGCCGCCGAGATGTTCGCCGACGTCCATGTCGTGGGCCAGCTGTTGCTGGGCCAGGGGATTCGCAGCCTGCCCGTCGTCGACGACGAAGGGCGGGTGATCGGCATCATCAGCCGAGGGGATCTGCTGCGCCTCGACCTGACCAGCGACGACGCGATTGCCGTGGGTGTGCAGAAGCTGCTCGACGACTACACCGGCAAGCGGCGCTGGGTCGCGCAGGTGCGCGGCGGTGACGTGACGCTGGCGGGGCGCTTCGACGACGACCCGGAGCGTCGCATCGCCATCGCGCTGGCCCGCACGGTGCCCGGCGCGAAGACGGTCCGCATCGGCCGTGGCGGCCGAGCAGAACCCGTCGAGGTTCCGCAGGCCGCCGACGGGTCGCCATGA
- a CDS encoding DeoR/GlpR family DNA-binding transcription regulator — MSIKRTDRMREVLSLLRDRGEVSSTVLCAELRVSVATLRRDLAELEEQGLLVRTHGGARALDPSGSEIPVRLRDHRMVAIKRRIAQHAAALVPAGPQAVALTGGVTTGEVARALKGRPNITIVTNSLTIAADCAVDAHMKVIATGGLVRANTLEAVGPMSEHAFQVITVGTAVLGADGMSAEVGATTFDEAEARTAIAMAANAQRVIVAVDGSKIGTVTLAKMVPLERIHHLVTDSTADRQQLKLIYAAGVQVHEIAVD; from the coding sequence ATGTCGATCAAGCGCACCGACCGAATGCGGGAGGTGCTGTCACTGCTGCGTGACCGGGGCGAAGTCTCGTCCACGGTGCTGTGCGCGGAGTTGCGCGTCTCGGTGGCGACGCTGCGCCGCGACCTCGCCGAGCTGGAAGAGCAGGGCCTGCTGGTGCGCACCCACGGCGGTGCGCGCGCCCTGGATCCCAGTGGCAGCGAGATCCCGGTCCGGTTGCGCGATCACCGGATGGTGGCGATCAAGCGACGGATCGCCCAGCACGCCGCGGCGCTGGTGCCGGCCGGACCGCAGGCGGTCGCGCTGACCGGAGGAGTGACCACCGGCGAGGTCGCCCGGGCGCTCAAGGGCAGGCCGAACATCACGATCGTCACCAACTCGCTGACCATCGCCGCCGACTGCGCCGTCGACGCGCACATGAAGGTGATCGCGACCGGGGGCCTGGTGCGCGCCAACACCCTGGAGGCGGTCGGCCCGATGTCCGAGCATGCGTTCCAGGTGATCACCGTCGGCACGGCGGTGCTGGGTGCGGACGGAATGTCAGCCGAGGTCGGCGCGACCACCTTCGACGAAGCCGAGGCCCGTACCGCGATCGCGATGGCCGCCAACGCTCAGCGCGTCATCGTCGCCGTCGACGGCTCCAAGATCGGCACCGTCACACTCGCGAAAATGGTTCCGCTGGAACGCATCCATCATCTGGTGACCGACTCGACCGCCGACCGGCAGCAACTCAAGCTCATCTATGCCGCGGGGGTTCAGGTGCACGAGATCGCCGTCGACTGA
- a CDS encoding class II fructose-bisphosphate aldolase, which yields MALTATADLIMSAAVNGAAVPAFNAITLEHAEGIAAGVERSGAAALIQISENTIRFHGGRMAPLVSACARIAEGSDAALGVHLDHLQDAALIDEAIATAADLGVTSLMVDTAHLSYRDNVDATHGFAARAHELGLWVEAELGQVGGKNGHAIGAHEPGARTDPAEAAEFVAATGVDGLAVAVGSSHAMTTRDAELDLALIGRLSSSVGVPLVLHGSSGVSDDNLSAAVRAGMRKVNIGTALNLAYSGAVRAVLDGQASVTDPRKYLAPAREAIADTVAELCRVITAPATLEAR from the coding sequence ATGGCGTTGACCGCCACCGCCGACCTGATCATGTCCGCGGCGGTGAACGGTGCCGCCGTGCCGGCCTTCAATGCGATCACCCTCGAGCATGCCGAGGGCATCGCCGCCGGCGTCGAGCGCAGCGGTGCCGCGGCCCTGATCCAGATCAGCGAGAACACGATTCGTTTCCATGGCGGGCGCATGGCGCCGCTGGTGTCGGCGTGCGCGCGGATCGCCGAAGGCTCCGATGCCGCGCTGGGGGTGCACCTGGACCACCTACAGGACGCCGCACTGATCGACGAGGCGATCGCCACCGCCGCCGACCTCGGCGTCACCTCGCTGATGGTCGACACGGCGCACCTGTCCTACCGCGACAACGTCGACGCGACGCACGGCTTCGCCGCCCGCGCACACGAGCTGGGCCTGTGGGTGGAGGCCGAACTCGGCCAGGTGGGCGGCAAGAACGGCCACGCGATCGGCGCCCACGAACCGGGCGCGCGCACCGATCCAGCCGAGGCCGCCGAGTTCGTCGCCGCCACCGGAGTCGACGGGCTGGCGGTCGCCGTCGGCAGCTCACACGCCATGACCACCCGCGACGCGGAACTGGACCTGGCCCTCATCGGACGCCTCAGCAGCAGTGTCGGGGTTCCCCTTGTGCTGCACGGCTCTTCAGGAGTGTCCGATGACAACCTGAGTGCTGCGGTGCGCGCGGGGATGCGCAAGGTGAACATCGGCACCGCGCTCAACCTCGCCTACTCCGGTGCAGTGCGCGCCGTCCTCGACGGGCAGGCGTCGGTGACCGACCCCCGCAAGTATCTGGCACCGGCCCGCGAGGCCATCGCCGACACCGTCGCCGAACTGTGCCGCGTCATCACCGCGCCGGCCACGTTGGAGGCGCGATGA
- a CDS encoding D-tagatose-bisphosphate aldolase, class II, non-catalytic subunit — protein sequence MSSASTLRRVDWLADTIGRHKAGEPVGVYSVCSAHPTVLEAAIVQAAADHGFVLIEATSNQVDQFGGYTGLRPAEFRELVLGIADTHGFARDRVVLGGDHLGPNRWQRENAAVAMAHAETLIAAYVEAGYTKIHLDCSMRCADDPAVLADDVVAQRSAQLLRVAEDTARRVGSDGPVYVIGTEVPVPGGAHETLEQLTPTPADRARATLAAHRSAFADAGLGQVWPRVMALVVQPGVEFDHLNVFDYVHGATTELRHVLDTEPHLVFEAHSTDYQRPAQLRELVDDHWAVLKVGPGLTFAMREALFALARIETELIARPARSNLIEVVERRMLAEPKYWQSYYEGGPAAQRTARRYSYSDRLRYYWADEEVDAARQMLLANLDRVGIPLPLISQFLPLQYERIRAGVLDNTAQALVIDRVRDALRPYADACRAPSPEGAR from the coding sequence ATGAGTTCGGCATCGACGCTGCGGCGGGTCGACTGGCTGGCCGACACGATCGGACGGCACAAGGCGGGTGAACCCGTCGGCGTCTACTCGGTGTGCTCGGCGCACCCCACCGTGCTGGAGGCGGCCATCGTCCAGGCCGCCGCCGACCACGGCTTCGTGCTCATCGAAGCCACCTCCAACCAGGTCGACCAGTTCGGCGGCTACACCGGGCTACGCCCCGCGGAGTTCCGGGAGCTGGTGCTCGGCATCGCCGACACCCACGGCTTCGCCCGCGACCGGGTGGTCCTCGGAGGCGATCACCTCGGGCCCAACCGTTGGCAGCGCGAGAACGCCGCGGTGGCGATGGCTCACGCGGAGACACTGATCGCCGCCTACGTCGAGGCCGGCTACACCAAGATCCATCTGGACTGCAGCATGCGCTGCGCCGACGACCCCGCGGTGCTCGCCGACGACGTTGTCGCACAGCGCAGTGCGCAGCTGTTGCGGGTGGCCGAGGACACCGCCCGCCGGGTGGGCTCCGACGGTCCGGTGTATGTGATCGGCACCGAGGTGCCCGTCCCCGGTGGTGCGCACGAAACCCTGGAGCAGCTCACCCCGACACCGGCCGACCGGGCCCGCGCCACGCTGGCCGCGCACCGCAGCGCGTTCGCCGACGCCGGCCTGGGGCAGGTGTGGCCGAGGGTGATGGCACTGGTGGTACAGCCCGGCGTCGAGTTCGACCACCTCAACGTCTTCGACTACGTGCACGGCGCCACCACAGAACTGCGGCACGTGCTCGACACCGAGCCGCACCTGGTCTTCGAAGCGCATTCGACCGACTACCAGCGACCCGCACAGTTGCGCGAACTGGTCGACGACCACTGGGCCGTCCTCAAAGTGGGTCCCGGGCTGACCTTCGCGATGCGTGAGGCGCTGTTCGCGCTGGCGCGGATCGAAACCGAACTGATCGCACGGCCCGCCCGGTCGAACCTGATCGAGGTCGTGGAACGCCGGATGCTGGCCGAACCGAAATACTGGCAGTCCTACTACGAGGGCGGCCCGGCGGCGCAGCGCACCGCGCGCCGCTACAGCTACAGCGACCGGCTGCGCTACTACTGGGCCGACGAGGAGGTCGACGCGGCGCGACAGATGCTGCTGGCCAACCTCGACCGCGTCGGCATCCCGCTGCCGCTGATCAGTCAGTTCCTGCCGCTGCAGTACGAGCGCATCCGCGCCGGCGTCCTCGACAACACCGCGCAGGCGCTCGTCATCGACCGAGTCCGTGACGCGCTGAGACCCTACGCGGACGCCTGCCGCGCCCCGAGCCCCGAAGGAGCCCGATGA
- a CDS encoding SIS domain-containing protein, translating to MTTHTAVPAQQDGGATILEIAQQPDAWREVAGRSDEQAAAFLADVLARPDLRVILTGAGSSAFAGDIAAPALRRHLNRRVESVATTDIVAGPLDHLEPGTPTLLVSFARSGNSPESLATTALADQLVDQVWHLVLTCDRDGKLGRAHLDRDDSLVVYMPERTNDSGFAMTSSLTSMLLSCLTLLGGARDTEALARGAEHVIGLQDDIRVLAQAGKQRFVYLGSGPLRGLAQESALKLLELTAGEVVTYFDSPLGFRHGPKSVLDADTLAVVYVSTDSYTRRYDLDIVAELRAQLGAENVRVISTEPVPDGSGTTVVIPGLDGLSDSLVALPYLVFAQYLALFTSLAHAKTPDNPFPSGEVSRVVRGVTIYPMDGRP from the coding sequence ATGACCACCCACACCGCTGTGCCCGCCCAACAGGATGGCGGCGCAACGATTCTCGAGATCGCGCAGCAGCCTGACGCGTGGCGTGAGGTCGCGGGCCGATCCGACGAGCAGGCGGCGGCGTTTCTCGCCGATGTCCTGGCGCGGCCGGACCTGCGTGTCATCCTGACCGGGGCCGGCAGCTCCGCATTCGCGGGTGACATCGCCGCGCCGGCGCTGCGGCGCCACCTGAACCGCCGGGTGGAATCCGTCGCGACCACCGACATCGTCGCCGGCCCGCTGGACCACCTGGAGCCGGGCACCCCGACGCTGCTGGTGTCATTCGCCCGCTCCGGCAACAGCCCCGAGAGCCTGGCCACCACGGCACTGGCCGACCAGCTCGTCGACCAGGTGTGGCATCTGGTGCTGACCTGCGATCGGGACGGCAAGCTGGGCCGCGCGCATCTCGACCGCGACGACTCGCTGGTGGTCTACATGCCCGAGCGGACCAACGACTCCGGGTTCGCGATGACCTCGAGCCTGACCTCGATGCTGCTGAGCTGTCTGACACTGCTGGGCGGCGCCCGGGATACCGAAGCGTTGGCCCGCGGCGCCGAGCACGTCATCGGTCTGCAGGACGACATCCGCGTGCTGGCGCAGGCCGGCAAGCAGCGCTTCGTGTATCTGGGCAGCGGACCGCTGCGGGGCCTGGCGCAGGAGTCGGCGCTCAAACTGCTCGAACTCACCGCCGGAGAGGTGGTGACGTACTTCGATTCGCCGCTCGGTTTCCGGCACGGCCCGAAATCGGTGCTGGACGCCGACACGCTAGCGGTGGTGTACGTCTCGACCGACTCGTACACCCGCCGGTACGACCTCGACATCGTCGCCGAGCTGCGCGCGCAACTCGGTGCCGAGAACGTGCGGGTGATCAGCACCGAACCCGTTCCGGACGGATCGGGGACGACGGTGGTGATCCCGGGCCTCGACGGCCTGTCCGACTCGCTGGTCGCCCTGCCGTATCTGGTGTTCGCCCAATACCTGGCGCTGTTCACGTCATTGGCGCACGCGAAGACCCCGGACAACCCGTTCCCGTCCGGTGAAGTCAGCCGGGTGGTGCGGGGCGTGACGATCTATCCGATGGACGGCCGGCCATGA